Proteins found in one Gloeocapsopsis sp. IPPAS B-1203 genomic segment:
- a CDS encoding TonB-dependent siderophore receptor has product MSNQRLALPSWKLLFQVHFWLLASLASCIANGWGMSPVLAQEEQLANRSHQLGNKQPATTVEEWLAQIEASIVQITNVCVEATEEGLQVILETAEGELSVPETRTVGNALTLEIPNARIAQEYFQENAIAGIASVNVTQLPGDQVRVAITGTDAPPVAEVTAEARGLVLAVTLGEVGEVTEEDTIEIVVTGEQDEGYNPSNATTATRTDTPLRDIPQSIQVVPRQVLEDRNVTDLVQAVETVSGIVDGGRYNLIPAGGYTIRGFTQSGNFRNGFRDTDFYSLTGLSTIEQVEILRGPASVLYGAVEPGGIINVITRQPLSEPYYNLSFEARSYNFYQPSIDLSGPVDEEETVLYRFIASYQNAGSYQDFVNTSFIEIAPSITFRLSDQTDLNFYYEYMRFSADPPLAFSSPSGRWAFSNGSLVTRTFFPSYPDIHYSAQTVHRLGYTFSHEFSDNWQIRNNLAVLFNRTEENTNIPTALVDDRFFEIIGEDREFTIDNYFGQVDLLGKFDTGTISHQLLLGFDFNRYVNYFRVNSFNLPNLDINNPNYVIPIPEYDITPLRFSFGQSYGVYLQDQISLLDNLKLLIGGRFDWASSGGEESDTLNNDAFSPRVGLVYQPSDTVSLYASYSRSFVPSFSRNPDDELFVPTRGTQYEVGVKADFLERRLSTILSAYEITKTNVITADPDPVRAVQGFSVQVGEQRSRGVEFNTIGEILPGWNIIVSYAYTDAAVTEDNSILVGDQPAGVPEHQASLWTTYKIQDGALEGLGFGLGLFYVGARPVDLPNTFEASSYLRTDAAIYYRRGRFNGALNIRNLFDADYSYGTAYLFRSDPRAITGSISWEF; this is encoded by the coding sequence GTGAGCAATCAACGTTTGGCGTTGCCTTCGTGGAAATTATTGTTTCAGGTTCATTTTTGGTTATTGGCAAGTTTAGCGAGTTGTATTGCAAACGGTTGGGGAATGTCGCCGGTTTTGGCACAGGAGGAACAGTTAGCAAATCGCTCCCATCAATTAGGCAACAAGCAGCCAGCAACAACAGTTGAAGAGTGGCTCGCACAGATTGAAGCGTCGATTGTGCAAATTACCAACGTGTGCGTAGAAGCAACCGAGGAAGGCTTGCAGGTAATTTTAGAAACGGCAGAAGGTGAACTGTCTGTTCCAGAAACTCGAACTGTCGGCAATGCACTGACTCTAGAAATTCCCAACGCCAGAATTGCCCAAGAATACTTTCAGGAAAACGCGATCGCAGGGATTGCATCAGTAAATGTGACCCAGTTGCCAGGCGATCAAGTGCGGGTGGCGATTACAGGAACCGATGCGCCGCCAGTGGCTGAGGTAACAGCAGAAGCACGGGGATTAGTGCTAGCGGTAACGCTGGGGGAAGTTGGAGAAGTTACAGAGGAAGACACGATTGAGATTGTGGTAACGGGTGAGCAGGATGAAGGATATAATCCATCGAATGCGACAACTGCAACACGAACCGATACACCACTGCGAGATATTCCTCAATCAATTCAAGTTGTGCCAAGACAAGTGCTAGAGGATCGTAATGTAACAGATCTAGTTCAAGCAGTAGAAACAGTCAGTGGCATTGTAGATGGCGGCAGATACAACCTTATCCCAGCAGGGGGATATACCATCAGAGGATTTACACAAAGCGGAAATTTTCGCAATGGCTTCCGAGATACGGATTTTTACAGCTTGACAGGACTCAGTACTATCGAACAAGTAGAAATTCTTAGAGGACCTGCCTCAGTTTTGTATGGAGCCGTAGAACCTGGAGGTATCATCAATGTAATTACTCGGCAACCACTCAGTGAACCTTACTACAATCTTTCCTTTGAGGCAAGAAGCTATAACTTTTATCAACCCAGCATTGATTTATCGGGTCCTGTGGATGAAGAGGAAACGGTACTCTATCGCTTTATTGCCAGCTATCAAAATGCAGGCAGTTATCAAGATTTTGTCAACACAAGTTTTATTGAAATTGCACCCTCAATCACATTTAGATTAAGCGATCAGACTGATCTGAATTTTTACTATGAGTACATGAGGTTTAGTGCAGATCCGCCTCTAGCATTCAGTTCGCCATCCGGTCGTTGGGCTTTCAGCAACGGTAGTCTTGTCACTCGAACTTTCTTTCCATCCTATCCTGACATACACTATAGCGCCCAGACAGTCCACCGATTAGGCTATACATTCAGTCATGAGTTTAGCGATAACTGGCAAATTCGTAACAATCTTGCTGTGTTGTTTAATAGAACAGAAGAAAATACAAATATTCCAACAGCGCTAGTGGATGATCGTTTCTTCGAGATAATTGGTGAAGATCGTGAATTTACGATAGACAACTACTTTGGACAAGTTGATTTGCTTGGAAAGTTTGATACGGGAACGATATCGCATCAATTATTACTAGGTTTCGATTTTAATCGCTATGTCAATTATTTTCGAGTCAATTCATTCAACCTTCCCAATCTCGATATTAATAACCCAAATTACGTCATTCCAATACCAGAATATGACATAACCCCCCTCAGATTTAGTTTTGGTCAATCTTATGGTGTCTATCTTCAGGATCAGATCAGCCTTCTAGATAACCTGAAGTTATTAATTGGTGGACGCTTCGATTGGGCTTCAAGTGGGGGAGAAGAATCTGATACTTTGAATAATGATGCCTTCAGTCCCCGCGTCGGTTTGGTGTATCAACCCAGCGATACGGTGTCTCTCTACGCTAGTTACAGCCGATCTTTTGTTCCTTCATTCAGTCGTAACCCTGATGACGAGTTGTTCGTACCGACCCGAGGAACTCAATATGAAGTGGGTGTCAAAGCAGACTTTTTAGAGCGCAGACTTTCAACTATATTGTCAGCTTATGAAATTACTAAGACGAATGTGATTACAGCAGATCCTGATCCTGTACGAGCGGTGCAGGGTTTTTCCGTTCAGGTGGGAGAGCAGCGCAGTCGAGGAGTTGAGTTCAATACTATAGGTGAAATTTTGCCTGGTTGGAATATAATTGTTTCTTACGCTTATACCGATGCAGCGGTTACTGAAGATAACTCTATTCTTGTGGGGGATCAACCAGCGGGTGTGCCGGAACACCAAGCCAGTCTCTGGACTACCTATAAGATTCAAGATGGCGCTCTAGAGGGATTAGGATTTGGTCTGGGGTTATTTTATGTGGGCGCTCGACCAGTAGATTTGCCAAATACTTTTGAAGCATCGAGTTACTTACGTACTGATGCAGCAATTTACTATCGTAGAGGTCGTTTTAATGGAGCGCTCAATATTCGTAATCTTTTCGACGCAGACTATAGCTATGGAACAGCCTATCTTTTTAGAAGTGATCCCCGTGCAATCACTGGTTCTATCAGTTGGGAGTTTTAA
- a CDS encoding DUF2283 domain-containing protein: MTLAKIDLSLYTQLVTNIKHLPSQDFYLSYDAKADVVYINFQNPAASADDSELTHDDVIIRYNKHDEIIGLTILHASKR, from the coding sequence ATGACCTTAGCTAAGATTGATCTCAGTCTCTATACGCAATTAGTGACTAATATTAAACATCTTCCTTCCCAAGATTTTTATTTATCTTACGATGCAAAAGCAGATGTTGTGTATATTAATTTTCAAAATCCTGCGGCATCTGCTGATGACAGTGAACTCACACATGATGATGTTATTATTCGCTATAACAAACATGACGAAATTATTGGATTAACTATCTTACACGCTAGTAAGCGTTAG
- a CDS encoding fosfomycin resistance glutathione transferase codes for MITGINHITLAVKNLEESFRFYQDILGFKPIAKWKKGAYFLAGDLWFCIIQDQNISTFQLDYTHIAFTVSEQNFEAMSNRIKHSQAIIWQENTSEGASLYFTDPNNHKLEIHASDLATRIKTSKEKPWEGLEFYI; via the coding sequence ATGATTACTGGTATTAATCACATTACTTTAGCTGTTAAAAACTTAGAAGAATCCTTCAGGTTTTATCAAGATATTTTAGGTTTTAAACCTATAGCTAAATGGAAAAAAGGAGCTTATTTCCTTGCTGGAGATTTGTGGTTTTGTATTATTCAAGATCAAAACATTTCAACATTCCAACTTGATTATACACACATTGCTTTTACAGTTTCTGAACAAAATTTTGAAGCGATGAGTAACCGTATAAAACATTCTCAAGCAATAATCTGGCAGGAAAACACTAGTGAAGGTGCTTCTCTCTACTTTACAGATCCAAACAATCATAAGCTAGAAATTCATGCATCAGATTTAGCAACAAGAATTAAGACATCCAAGGAAAAACCTTGGGAGGGGTTAGAGTTCTATATTTAG
- a CDS encoding AraC family transcriptional regulator, with product MTLILNKFDWDELLWQTLTTHSDNLVLDEFEELVEVPKQIGQGYCRMLELLPGMWLDLWEREFNQDLIVKTPVHEHLIQISILLSGFVYCDGVHPDLGGMRSYFSGSGISPAYTERCRGQERSLIINVEVEPELLNSFFCNNKQQSCDSWKQLFRGDDWKVAFYPTVTPAMRAIAQQLWNSPYRGEARRLYLHSKVLELLAMHLNLIGEDQHHLTDWQLKPSTIDCIYYARDILLTNLEHPPSVIELAQQVGVSDRTLQRGFRELFGKTVFGYLTDQRMALAEQWLRHGNITITEVAMITGYSNPGHFTAAFKRKFGITPRECILGKKSVLRSSKSVLE from the coding sequence ATGACGCTCATCCTTAATAAATTTGACTGGGATGAATTACTTTGGCAGACTCTCACTACCCATTCTGACAATTTAGTGCTTGATGAGTTTGAGGAGCTTGTAGAAGTACCAAAGCAGATAGGGCAAGGATATTGTCGCATGCTGGAGTTGCTGCCTGGGATGTGGCTGGATTTGTGGGAGCGCGAATTTAATCAAGATTTGATTGTAAAAACGCCTGTCCACGAGCATTTGATTCAAATTTCAATTCTTTTATCTGGATTTGTTTATTGTGATGGAGTTCACCCCGACTTAGGCGGAATGCGTAGCTATTTCTCTGGTAGCGGTATCTCGCCTGCTTATACTGAAAGATGTCGAGGACAAGAGCGATCGCTCATTATAAATGTGGAGGTTGAACCGGAACTGCTGAATTCGTTTTTTTGCAACAACAAACAACAGTCCTGCGACTCTTGGAAACAGTTGTTTAGAGGTGATGATTGGAAAGTTGCGTTCTATCCAACCGTGACTCCTGCGATGCGAGCGATCGCTCAACAGTTATGGAACTCCCCCTATCGAGGCGAAGCGAGACGCTTGTATCTTCACTCTAAAGTGTTGGAACTGTTAGCAATGCATCTCAATTTGATTGGGGAGGATCAGCATCACCTGACAGATTGGCAGTTGAAACCATCGACGATCGACTGTATTTATTATGCTAGAGATATTTTGTTGACAAACCTGGAGCATCCACCTTCAGTTATAGAATTAGCTCAACAGGTAGGAGTAAGCGATCGCACCCTGCAACGCGGATTTCGAGAACTGTTTGGCAAAACGGTATTTGGCTACCTCACCGACCAGCGCATGGCGTTGGCTGAACAGTGGTTACGACATGGCAATATCACCATTACTGAAGTTGCTATGATAACGGGTTATTCCAATCCTGGGCATTTTACGGCAGCGTTTAAGCGTAAGTTTGGCATTACTCCCCGTGAGTGTATATTGGGCAAAAAGTCTGTTTTGCGATCATCCAAGTCCGTTTTGGAGTAG
- a CDS encoding DUF433 domain-containing protein, whose amino-acid sequence MNKQAVVRTERGLTIAGTRITLYDVMDYVIAQYPPRFIQGLFELTEEQINVALAYIEANRAEVEAEYQQVLKEAEDLRQYYEAQNRERVDQILRQPPKPGTEAAWEKLRAVKAKRESAA is encoded by the coding sequence ATGAATAAACAAGCTGTAGTCCGAACGGAGCGGGGATTAACAATTGCAGGAACCCGCATCACCCTGTACGATGTGATGGACTATGTGATAGCTCAATATCCACCCAGGTTTATTCAAGGATTGTTTGAGCTAACAGAGGAACAAATTAATGTTGCACTAGCTTATATTGAAGCCAATCGTGCTGAGGTAGAAGCTGAGTATCAGCAAGTTCTTAAAGAGGCTGAGGATCTGCGGCAGTACTACGAAGCACAAAACCGTGAGCGAGTTGACCAAATCCTAAGACAACCTCCTAAACCAGGCACCGAAGCCGCTTGGGAAAAACTCCGAGCCGTGAAAGCAAAGCGCGAATCTGCGGCATGA
- a CDS encoding UTP--glucose-1-phosphate uridylyltransferase, whose protein sequence is MQTNHTRKIRKAVIPAAGFGTRLYPATKAIKKELFPIIDKDGRAKPVIQIIVEEAVNAGIEEVAIIVQTSDRSLFEDFFKSPPKPELFPKLSPQNQKYSQYLQILGSKITILTQDIQEGYGHAVFCAKEWVNNQPFLLMLGDHIYASDTNKSCTAQVLDIYNKVNQNTIGLTTMPAETIHKAGCIAGTWQQDSILSVTQVYEKPSIEYARQHLRVQGIPEDKFLCIFGLYALSPKLFDFLEENIKNDSRDRGEFQLTSALDQLRAAEEMIGYVVEGRCFDTGMPDAYLQTMIDFRKIK, encoded by the coding sequence ATGCAGACAAATCACACAAGAAAAATTCGCAAAGCGGTAATTCCCGCAGCAGGTTTTGGCACTCGTTTATATCCTGCAACCAAAGCTATTAAAAAAGAACTCTTCCCGATTATTGATAAAGATGGAAGAGCAAAGCCTGTTATTCAAATTATTGTAGAAGAAGCCGTTAATGCCGGAATTGAAGAAGTTGCAATAATTGTCCAAACAAGCGATCGCTCTCTTTTTGAAGATTTCTTTAAATCCCCACCTAAACCAGAACTTTTTCCCAAACTATCCCCACAGAACCAAAAATACAGTCAATATCTCCAAATTCTAGGTAGTAAAATAACAATCTTGACGCAAGATATACAAGAAGGTTACGGTCATGCAGTATTTTGTGCTAAAGAATGGGTAAATAATCAACCTTTTCTATTAATGCTAGGCGACCATATCTACGCTTCTGATACTAATAAATCTTGTACTGCACAAGTTTTAGATATTTACAACAAAGTCAATCAAAATACAATCGGCTTAACAACAATGCCAGCAGAAACTATTCATAAAGCTGGTTGTATTGCAGGTACTTGGCAACAAGATTCGATTCTTAGTGTTACGCAAGTTTATGAAAAACCTTCAATTGAATATGCGCGTCAGCACTTACGTGTTCAGGGAATACCTGAAGACAAATTCTTGTGTATCTTTGGTTTATACGCATTATCACCAAAGTTGTTTGATTTTTTAGAAGAAAATATTAAGAACGATAGCCGCGATCGCGGTGAATTTCAACTAACATCTGCCCTCGATCAACTACGAGCAGCCGAAGAAATGATAGGCTACGTTGTTGAGGGACGTTGTTTTGATACAGGAATGCCCGATGCTTATCTCCAAACAATGATTGATTTTAGGAAGATTAAGTAA
- a CDS encoding iron-siderophore ABC transporter substrate-binding protein: MLVTNKKSAQTQHVHIVDDVQVYVGEVFFVMEKRFSRAIQLFLFDVKAVLLPASAKFAWVAHFVLSRLQVLWQPRKILNKGKFLPIFLTTVTVIAIAACADTLQLEQRQSNSTTIDIADCRTIKHAIGYTCVPNNPQRVVTLSPLALGNALVLGIKPIGSNNLVYWGERLPTYLGNKTEGIETLGTEEQSNLEKILSLKPDLIVGNNLYHEAIYPLLSNIAPTALHHFQGNIIWRDVFNFMAEVLGKQDIAQRTWNRYYQRIEELKLALGDRYQDKTISVSWFYFGRIGSNVKNSFDGSILNDVGLKRPASQDVTTDYGYIDFSEEELEKSDGDVMFVMSFTDNDEQALKQLQQRPLWNQLKAVQQNQVYFVDQLTWTGGNLLAADAVIDDLYKYLVNTP, encoded by the coding sequence TTGTTAGTCACCAATAAAAAATCTGCCCAGACACAGCACGTTCATATTGTGGATGATGTGCAAGTATACGTTGGGGAAGTATTCTTCGTAATGGAAAAGAGATTTAGTCGTGCAATTCAGTTATTCCTGTTTGATGTCAAAGCTGTTTTACTTCCTGCTTCAGCTAAGTTTGCTTGGGTCGCCCATTTTGTTCTTTCAAGGTTGCAGGTACTATGGCAACCTCGAAAGATTTTGAACAAAGGCAAGTTTTTACCCATCTTTCTGACAACTGTTACAGTTATAGCGATCGCAGCCTGCGCTGATACATTGCAGCTAGAGCAAAGGCAGTCAAATTCAACTACTATAGACATCGCCGACTGCCGTACTATTAAACACGCAATAGGATATACCTGTGTTCCCAATAATCCCCAACGTGTTGTCACCTTGTCCCCATTGGCTTTAGGTAACGCCCTTGTCCTTGGCATTAAACCCATTGGTAGTAATAATCTTGTCTATTGGGGGGAGAGGCTCCCTACCTATTTAGGGAATAAAACTGAAGGGATAGAAACACTAGGAACTGAGGAGCAGTCAAATTTAGAAAAGATATTATCCCTAAAGCCTGATCTAATTGTAGGTAATAATCTTTATCATGAAGCAATTTATCCCCTGCTTTCAAACATTGCTCCTACTGCACTACATCATTTTCAAGGTAATATAATTTGGCGAGATGTTTTTAATTTCATGGCTGAAGTACTAGGGAAGCAAGACATTGCTCAGCGAACATGGAATCGCTACTATCAACGAATTGAAGAATTAAAACTCGCTTTAGGCGATCGCTATCAAGACAAGACGATTTCCGTCAGTTGGTTCTACTTTGGTCGGATAGGGAGCAATGTAAAAAACTCATTTGATGGCTCCATTCTCAATGATGTTGGATTAAAGCGTCCTGCCTCACAAGATGTGACAACGGACTATGGTTATATTGATTTTTCTGAAGAAGAATTGGAGAAATCTGATGGCGATGTTATGTTCGTAATGTCTTTTACAGACAATGATGAGCAGGCTCTCAAACAGCTACAACAAAGACCACTTTGGAATCAACTGAAAGCCGTTCAACAAAATCAAGTGTATTTTGTGGATCAATTAACCTGGACAGGAGGAAATTTGTTGGCTGCTGATGCTGTGATTGATGACCTTTACAAATACCTCGTCAATACACCTTAA
- a CDS encoding GNAT family N-acetyltransferase: MNQHYFQQSFSSDPTLYKRLFTLLETVFSSFGFDISNLVESARKLGAPWETTSTPFIRFHDDIAVSHVGVLEIPLNIMGESVTAGGIHAVATHPEYRRRGYYREIMTEVLDYCDRRYEILVLTTTQPELYAPFGFRVVEEHKFVTQCDAKASSDRLRLLDFSNSNDVKLLHRLLETRTPVSNIVGVLPQQEKALFCVNEATRPLYYAEDLDVMICMEIEDTQLKLFDLVGTNIPTLDAILARIFQHIKEIIVYFSPDRLNANFQAVPHVLDEAFLMVRGKFAAEGKEFMLPRSARC; the protein is encoded by the coding sequence ATGAATCAACACTACTTTCAACAGTCTTTTTCTAGCGATCCCACTTTATACAAACGATTGTTTACATTGCTAGAAACCGTATTTTCTAGTTTTGGTTTTGACATTAGCAACTTAGTTGAATCTGCAAGAAAACTGGGCGCACCTTGGGAGACTACTTCTACTCCGTTTATACGGTTTCACGATGACATTGCGGTTTCACACGTCGGCGTTTTAGAAATTCCACTCAACATTATGGGCGAAAGTGTCACAGCAGGAGGAATTCACGCTGTGGCAACGCATCCTGAATATCGTCGTCGCGGGTACTATCGGGAGATTATGACGGAAGTGCTGGATTATTGCGATCGCCGTTATGAAATATTAGTACTGACAACAACGCAACCTGAATTATATGCACCTTTTGGCTTTCGTGTTGTGGAAGAACACAAGTTTGTGACGCAGTGTGATGCAAAAGCAAGTAGCGATCGCTTGCGATTATTAGATTTTTCCAACTCTAATGATGTTAAACTACTGCATCGACTTTTAGAAACTCGTACACCCGTCTCGAATATTGTCGGAGTTTTGCCGCAGCAGGAGAAAGCTTTATTTTGCGTTAATGAAGCAACTCGCCCTCTATACTATGCAGAAGATTTAGATGTGATGATTTGTATGGAAATTGAAGATACTCAACTCAAGCTTTTTGATTTGGTAGGAACGAACATCCCTACATTAGATGCAATTTTGGCAAGGATTTTCCAGCATATTAAAGAGATTATAGTATACTTTAGTCCCGATCGCCTAAATGCAAACTTTCAAGCTGTTCCTCATGTCCTAGACGAAGCATTCTTGATGGTGCGTGGCAAGTTTGCAGCAGAAGGTAAGGAATTTATGTTACCGCGTTCTGCGCGTTGTTGA
- the purH gene encoding bifunctional phosphoribosylaminoimidazolecarboxamide formyltransferase/IMP cyclohydrolase produces MARLALLSVSNKTGVVDFARSLVAEFGFDLISSGGTAQALKDAGLPVTKVAEYTGSPEILGGRVKTLHPRIHGGILARRDVPQDLTDLENHQIRPINLVVVNLYPFEQTIAKPDVTLADAVEQIDIGGPAMLRAAAKNYAYLTVLCDPASYDAYLQELHQHNGEASLEFRQECAIKAFSHTSGYDQAIASYLVGARGEGRGAREEFTLIGAQLQVLRYGENPHQEAAWYQSGTNATGWASATKLQGKELSYNNLVDLEAARRIITEFTDTPAATIIKHTNPCGVALGDSLVEAYTKAFNADSVSAFGGIVALNHSIDAATATELTKTFLECVVAPGCDAEAQEILAAKSKVRVLILPELNVGAKETVKVIAGGFLVQAADDVVADPNQWQVVTQEQPTPEQLAELLFAWKVCKHVKSNAIVVTRDRTTAGVGAGQMNRVGSVQIALDQAGEKASGGFLASDGFFPFDDSVKNAATAGISAIVQPGGSMRDQDSINAANELGLVMVFTGIRHFLH; encoded by the coding sequence TATCTAATAAAACTGGGGTGGTTGATTTTGCGCGGAGTTTAGTTGCAGAATTTGGCTTTGACCTGATCAGCAGTGGTGGTACAGCCCAAGCATTGAAAGATGCAGGATTACCAGTAACAAAAGTTGCCGAATACACTGGTTCACCTGAAATTTTGGGTGGAAGAGTCAAAACGTTACATCCACGAATTCATGGTGGTATTTTGGCGCGTCGTGATGTTCCACAAGATCTAACAGATTTAGAAAATCATCAGATTCGCCCGATCAATTTAGTTGTTGTCAACTTGTACCCTTTTGAACAGACGATCGCTAAACCTGATGTCACCTTAGCAGATGCCGTTGAACAAATTGATATCGGCGGTCCTGCTATGCTTAGAGCAGCAGCAAAGAATTATGCTTACCTCACAGTATTGTGTGACCCCGCAAGCTACGATGCTTATTTACAAGAATTACATCAACACAATGGCGAAGCGTCTCTAGAATTTCGCCAAGAATGTGCAATTAAGGCATTTTCTCATACGTCGGGGTATGATCAGGCGATCGCATCTTATTTAGTAGGAGCGAGGGGCGAGGGGCGAGGGGCGAGGGAAGAATTTACATTAATAGGGGCACAGTTGCAAGTTTTGCGTTATGGGGAGAATCCACATCAGGAAGCAGCTTGGTATCAAAGTGGTACTAATGCAACTGGTTGGGCTAGTGCTACAAAGCTTCAGGGAAAAGAACTTAGTTACAATAACCTGGTAGATTTAGAAGCAGCGCGGCGAATTATTACTGAATTTACAGATACACCAGCAGCAACAATTATCAAACACACAAATCCTTGTGGTGTTGCTTTGGGAGATTCTCTTGTAGAAGCTTATACTAAAGCTTTTAATGCTGATTCAGTTTCGGCTTTCGGGGGAATTGTTGCTCTAAATCATTCAATTGATGCGGCGACTGCAACTGAGTTAACGAAGACGTTTTTGGAATGTGTGGTTGCACCTGGGTGCGACGCAGAAGCCCAGGAAATATTAGCGGCTAAATCTAAAGTGCGCGTTCTAATTCTACCAGAGTTAAATGTAGGCGCAAAGGAAACTGTAAAAGTGATTGCGGGTGGATTTCTGGTACAAGCGGCGGATGACGTTGTTGCTGATCCTAATCAATGGCAAGTTGTAACACAAGAGCAACCGACGCCAGAACAATTAGCAGAATTGTTGTTTGCCTGGAAAGTTTGCAAGCACGTCAAGTCAAATGCAATTGTGGTGACGCGCGATCGCACGACTGCGGGTGTCGGTGCAGGGCAAATGAATCGTGTTGGTTCAGTACAAATTGCTTTAGATCAAGCCGGAGAAAAAGCTAGTGGTGGATTCTTAGCAAGTGATGGTTTCTTTCCGTTTGATGACTCGGTAAAAAATGCTGCTACTGCAGGAATTTCTGCGATCGTGCAACCTGGTGGTAGTATGCGCGATCAAGATTCGATTAATGCAGCGAATGAGTTAGGTTTAGTCATGGTATTTACAGGAATACGCCACTTTTTGCATTAA
- a CDS encoding Uma2 family endonuclease has protein sequence MHLTITKNSIDLPSGAEVVLRHQTWLDYQALLASRQDKAAIKIYFDATTHEIRIMAPLPEHGNKSDTLSDLVKSLLRHLKQDWVSFDSITLKRFEQKGLEPDACFYIENRAAILGKERIDLEKDPPPDLALEIDLTSFTKPEDYTAIGVPELWIYRNQTLHIYLFDGQQYQESLQTSLFPTIPVKELIPVYVERSWNAGSSVALREFENILKENGNW, from the coding sequence ATGCATCTAACTATTACCAAAAACAGCATTGACTTGCCATCAGGTGCAGAAGTGGTCTTACGTCATCAAACTTGGTTAGATTATCAAGCGTTATTAGCAAGTCGTCAAGATAAAGCAGCAATTAAAATCTATTTTGACGCAACAACGCACGAGATTCGCATTATGGCACCTTTGCCCGAACACGGTAATAAATCTGATACGCTTTCTGATTTAGTCAAAAGTCTTTTGCGACACCTCAAGCAAGACTGGGTAAGCTTTGATTCAATTACACTAAAACGGTTTGAGCAAAAGGGGTTAGAACCAGATGCTTGCTTTTATATTGAAAATCGTGCTGCTATTTTGGGAAAAGAAAGAATTGATTTAGAAAAAGATCCACCTCCTGATTTAGCGCTAGAGATAGATTTGACATCATTTACCAAACCTGAAGATTACACAGCTATTGGTGTTCCGGAACTTTGGATCTACCGCAATCAAACACTTCACATTTATCTTTTTGATGGGCAGCAGTATCAAGAAAGTTTGCAAACTTCACTATTTCCAACGATTCCTGTCAAAGAACTGATTCCCGTATATGTAGAACGTAGTTGGAATGCAGGTTCTAGTGTTGCCTTAAGAGAATTTGAAAACATTCTTAAAGAAAATGGTAATTGGTAA